A segment of the Pseudalkalibacillus hwajinpoensis genome:
TTATTCCCTTCATCTCCTGGAATGTGGACGATAAACGGAACTTTCTGCAATTGAGCGGAAACCATAGGCGTGACTTCTTTTCCTAAATATTTACCCATTGCTTCATTGTGGTTTTCAGAAATACCATAGTGATCACCGTAAATTATAAACATCGAATCTTTATACATGCCTTTCTCCTTAAGCATATTAAAGAATTTTTTCAGCGCTTCATCTTCATATCGAACCGTTGTAAAGTATCGATTGACTGTGCCATCATCAGAAGTCCATTCGGGAATCATTTCATCTTCTTGTTTTAATGTGAATGGAAAATGATTGGTTAAGGTAATGAACTTAGCGTAAAAAGGTTCCGGTAAAGTTGTTAGGTATTTCATGGATTGCGCATAAAATTGGTCATCCTTTAATCCCCAGCCAATTGAATTTTCTTTATTTGTTGTAAAATATTTTAATGAATAATATTTATCATAACCTAATGTTTGATACATAATATCACGGTTCCAAAAACTCTTGTTGTTCGCGTGGAACACATAGGAAGAATAGCCGCCTTTTTCCTTAATTATTTCAGGTGTTGCATTGTATTCATTCTGTGCATGGGTAAAGAAAGCAGCCCCACTAGGTAATCCATACATTGAGTTATCAACGATAAACTCCGAATCCGAAGTTTTACCTTGTCCTGTTTGATGGTAAAAATTATTGAAATAATAGGTGCCTTTCTGATCAATAAGATCATTTAGGAAAGGGGTGATTTCTTTTCCATCCACTTTGTTATTTATGACAAAATTCTGTGTCGATTCCAACGATATAACAAATACATTTTTCCCTTTCGCTTTTGCCGTAAAGTTGGGATTTACGGGGACATTATTACCGCGAATGTAATTTTCTACTTCGGTAATTTCACTGCTATCTGCGAAGGCTCTTTTTGCTCTTGTTTTGGTTTGCATTACCGAATCATAGATATGGTAATTAAACGTCCCAATGTTTTTCACTAACATTTCTCGGTCGAACGTCCGAGTTAATAACTGCGGTCGTTCCATTTCAGCTAGTCCAATATTTATAGCAAACATAACAAGAGCACTGGCAAAAATGAGCATCGTTTCTTTCTTTCTCACAATCAGTTTATTAGTGAATTTGGTACTTACTAAATAAGCTAGTATTGGAATGTCGATAAACAAAAAGATATCTTGCCATTGAATTAATTCAAAAATACTTCCACCTAAATCTCCCATATTGTTTGTCTGGAATAGAACTGGGATCGTGATGAAATCGGAGAAAAACCGATAATAAACCACATTGGCGTATAAGATAATAGTGGCTACCAAATCGATAATTAGTAAACCATACTTTTGTAATTTCCCTTTAAACATCGTACTAACTGCGATTAATAATAGAATAGAACTTATGGGGTTTAAAATGAGTATGATCTCCTGTAGAAGGTTTTCCATCGGTAAATCAAAAGAAGACTTATAAACAATATATGTCTTTAACCATATTGCAAGTCCAAAAATCAATAATAGGATCATTCGTTTTTTCTGGGCAATCATATGAATCCTCCAAATCTATAAAACTAATTATGTGCATCTTAATTAATAAACCCGGTTATTAAAAACATAACCGGGTTATTCTGAAATTAAGATGTTTGCAGGTTACTTTCTACATCGTCTTTTGAGCTATAACCTTTATCCTCTTTCCCTTGCCAGAGGATTGTTAAACTTATAAGGGTAACAAGTATTGTCGCTCCCATGTCCGCGAGAATAGCAATCCAAAGGGTCAACAGTCCAGGCACTGTCAATAATAATGCAATTAATTTAAGGCCAAGTGCTAAAGAAATATTTAGTTTGATCGTTCGATTCACACGTTTGGCGATTGAAATTGCATCTGGAAGTTTTTCAAGGTGATCTTGCATCAGTACAATATCAGCAGTTTCTATGGCACTGTCTGTTCCTTTTCCCATCGCTATTCCTAAGTCGGCAGAGGCGAGGGCTGGTGCATCGTTAATACCATCCCCAATCATGGCTACTTTCCCTTGTTTGGTTAGGGCTTTAATCATCTCAACTTTTTCTTCGGGAAGTAGATTACCATAATAACGTTTAACTCCTACTTGTTTTGCGACTTTTTCTGCTGTTTTTTCATGGTCTCCTGTTAACATCACCGTGTTTTTAATTCCCGTTTCATGAAGAGCTTTAACAACGGAGTGACTTTCTTCTCGGATCTGATCGGCTATACCGAAAATTCCTAGTATTTGATGTTGACTAGCCACTATTACCAGTGTCAATCCCTCTTTTTTCATTGCGGTTATTTTGTGTTGAATAGGGACTGGGATAGTAAGGTGTTCTATATTTTTTTCGTTGCCAACCCAGTACTTTTGACCATCCACTTGAGCAATAATGCCTTGCCCTGAGACTGTTTCAATTTCATCTGCTTCTTTATGATCAATTGAATATTCTTCAATTTTTTTCATAACGGCTTTTGCTAGTGGGTGAGAAGAGGACTTCTCAATGGCTGCAGCCACTGTGAAAAAGCTTTTTTGATCAAAAGCTTCATATTCCTGGACATATGGTTGGCCTTTGGTGAGTGTCCCTGTTTTATCAAAAGCCAGGGTGTCAATTTTACCTAATTGCTCTAGAAACACAGACCCTTTTACCAGGATACCGTTCCGTGCATTTGATGTGATTCCTGAAATATTTGCAATAGGAGAAGAAAGAATCAGGGCACATGGACAGCCTACGATGAGAACAGCTAACCCCTGATAGAACCACTCACCCCAACTTCCTCCAAATAATAATGGGGGAACAACCATTACAATACCCGAAATAATCATGATGGAAGGTGTGTAATATTTTGAAAAACGGTTGATGAAGAGCTCAGTAGGAGTTTTGGTATCTTGAGCTTCTTCCACAAGGTGGAGAATTTTTGCTAGTGAAGAGTCTTCATAGGCTTTCGTGATTTGTACTTTTAATACACCTTCATTGTTAATGCTACCGCCAAAAACCTCTTCACCAGATGACTTTTCAATAGGCATAGATTCACCGGTAATGGCCGATTCATTTACGGAGCTATTGCCAGATACAATCATTCCATCTGAAGGTATTTTTCCACCGGATCTGACTAAAACAATATCGTTCACCTTTAGGCTTTGGATCGAAACGACTTGTTCCATTCCATCCTGAATAATAGTGGCTTCTTTTGGTGCGATATCCAATAATTTTTCCATAGATTTTCTTGCTTTTTCCATTCCATAACCTTCAAGTAGTTCATTCAATCCGAACAAGATGGCGACAAGAGTTCCTTCTTTCCATTCTCCAATCGAAACTGCCCCGATCAATGCAATTGTCATTAATGTTTCGATGTTAAATTTAAAACGGAATAGATTTTTGAGTCCTTTTAGAAATGTTTGGTAACCACTTAA
Coding sequences within it:
- a CDS encoding LTA synthase family protein, coding for MIAQKKRMILLLIFGLAIWLKTYIVYKSSFDLPMENLLQEIILILNPISSILLLIAVSTMFKGKLQKYGLLIIDLVATIILYANVVYYRFFSDFITIPVLFQTNNMGDLGGSIFELIQWQDIFLFIDIPILAYLVSTKFTNKLIVRKKETMLIFASALVMFAINIGLAEMERPQLLTRTFDREMLVKNIGTFNYHIYDSVMQTKTRAKRAFADSSEITEVENYIRGNNVPVNPNFTAKAKGKNVFVISLESTQNFVINNKVDGKEITPFLNDLIDQKGTYYFNNFYHQTGQGKTSDSEFIVDNSMYGLPSGAAFFTHAQNEYNATPEIIKEKGGYSSYVFHANNKSFWNRDIMYQTLGYDKYYSLKYFTTNKENSIGWGLKDDQFYAQSMKYLTTLPEPFYAKFITLTNHFPFTLKQEDEMIPEWTSDDGTVNRYFTTVRYEDEALKKFFNMLKEKGMYKDSMFIIYGDHYGISENHNEAMGKYLGKEVTPMVSAQLQKVPFIVHIPGDEGNKTIDTVSGQVDVQPTLLNLLGIKSNNLQFGNDMFSKQKKDFAVFRDGSVITDQYIYTEDKCYQSKDGTEAPKEKCAPYVEKGKNDLMYSDKIIYGDLLRFYNN
- a CDS encoding heavy metal translocating P-type ATPase, which encodes MKEYRIKGLSCPNCSLELEQQIRQLENGDSASISYNSGKLNVDEKVNIEEVEKVLASDNASIMKVNHDHHNGHDHDHGNQKTLILLLSISATIFLVTLFMENQVDTSLVIFYLLAMALSGYQTFLKGLKNLFRFKFNIETLMTIALIGAVSIGEWKEGTLVAILFGLNELLEGYGMEKARKSMEKLLDIAPKEATIIQDGMEQVVSIQSLKVNDIVLVRSGGKIPSDGMIVSGNSSVNESAITGESMPIEKSSGEEVFGGSINNEGVLKVQITKAYEDSSLAKILHLVEEAQDTKTPTELFINRFSKYYTPSIMIISGIVMVVPPLLFGGSWGEWFYQGLAVLIVGCPCALILSSPIANISGITSNARNGILVKGSVFLEQLGKIDTLAFDKTGTLTKGQPYVQEYEAFDQKSFFTVAAAIEKSSSHPLAKAVMKKIEEYSIDHKEADEIETVSGQGIIAQVDGQKYWVGNEKNIEHLTIPVPIQHKITAMKKEGLTLVIVASQHQILGIFGIADQIREESHSVVKALHETGIKNTVMLTGDHEKTAEKVAKQVGVKRYYGNLLPEEKVEMIKALTKQGKVAMIGDGINDAPALASADLGIAMGKGTDSAIETADIVLMQDHLEKLPDAISIAKRVNRTIKLNISLALGLKLIALLLTVPGLLTLWIAILADMGATILVTLISLTILWQGKEDKGYSSKDDVESNLQTS